The following coding sequences are from one Pseudonocardia sp. HH130630-07 window:
- a CDS encoding flavin reductase family protein — MSGCPTRTPSVPGPVTPEALRATLGAFASGVVIVTAQGPDGPIGFTCQSFSSLSLDPPLVSFSPSRSSSSWPRIRAVGRFCVNVLAADQEQHSAGFARSGADKFAGVSWAPAPSGAPVLDGVGAWIDCTLWNEYDGGDHTIVAARVEALGADPQRLPLLFFRGGYHLTPREDA; from the coding sequence ATGTCCGGCTGCCCGACCCGCACCCCCTCCGTACCCGGTCCGGTCACACCCGAGGCCCTGCGCGCCACGCTCGGCGCGTTCGCGTCCGGGGTCGTGATCGTCACCGCGCAGGGCCCGGACGGGCCGATCGGCTTCACCTGTCAGTCGTTCTCGTCGCTGTCGCTGGACCCGCCGCTGGTCAGCTTCTCCCCGTCGCGCAGCTCGTCGAGCTGGCCGCGGATCCGCGCGGTGGGCCGGTTCTGCGTCAACGTGCTGGCCGCCGACCAGGAGCAGCACAGCGCCGGGTTCGCCCGGTCCGGTGCGGACAAGTTCGCCGGGGTGAGCTGGGCGCCCGCGCCGTCCGGCGCACCGGTGCTCGACGGCGTCGGCGCCTGGATCGACTGCACGCTGTGGAACGAGTACGACGGCGGCGACCACACCATCGTCGCCGCCCGGGTCGAGGCGCTCGGTGCCGACCCGCAGCGGCTGCCGCTGCTGTTCTTCCGCGGCGGCTACCACCTCACCCCCCGGGAGGACGCGTGA